A window of Stigmatella erecta genomic DNA:
GCCAGCGCCTGGGCACACGCCTCGTCCACCTCGCGGTTGAGCGCGACGATGCCGCCGAAGGCGGACACCTCGTCGATGGCCCGCGCCGTGCGGTACGCCCGGGCGAGCGGCTCCTCCACCGCCACCCCACAGGGGGTGTTGTGCTTGATGATGACCGCGCACGGCTGCTCGGGGAACTCCAGCACCAGCCCCAGCGCGGCATCCAGGTCCAGGATGTTGTTGTAGGACAGCTCCTTACCCTGAAGGACCTTGGAGAAGGCCACCGTCGGCTGGGCGGGGGCGGTGTGCTCCCGGTAGAAGGCGCCCTGCTGGTGGGGGTTCTCGCCGTAGCGCAGGCCCTGCACCTTCTGGAAGGCCAGGGACAGCTCGGCCGGGAAGGGCTCCTGGGCCTGCCCCCCGAGCCACCCGGCGATGGCCGCGTCATAGGCGGCCGTGTGCGCGAACGCCTTGCGCATGAGCCGGCGCCGCGTCTCCTCCCCCACCCCGCCCGTGCCCTCCAGCTCCGCCAGCACCGCGCCGTAATCGTCCGGGTCCACCACCACGCAGACATGGCGGAAGTTCTTCGCCGCCGCGCGCACCATGGCCGGACCGCCGATGTCGATCTGCTCGATGACGTCGGCCTCGCCCGCCCCGGAGGCCACCGTCTGCCGGAAGGGGTAGAGGTTCACCACCACCAGGGAGATGGGCAGGATGCCATGGGCGGCCATCTCCGCCTGGTCACCGGCCAGGTCCACCCGGCCCAGGATGCCGCCGTGGATGCGCGGGTGGAGCGTCTTCACCCGGCCGCCGAGGATTTCAGGGCTCTGGGTGTGCTCGGAGACGGGGGTGGCGGCCACGCCCGCGGCCTGAAGCGCCGACAGGGTGCCACCCGTGGACAGCAACTGAATGCCACGCCGGGCAAGGCCCTGCGCGAAGGGAATCAGCCCGCGTTTGTCGGAAACGCTGAGGAGAGCCAGCACGAGCGTGTACGCCTCATGGGAGACGGAGGGGAGGCGGCGGTGTTAGCAACCGCATCCCAGGGTGTCAACGCGCCGTCACGGGCGGGCCCTTCGAAAAGGGCCCGGGAATTCAGGGCTTTCGGGCCGACACGGGCGGCTCGGCCTCGGTCGCCTCGCGCAGCTTCATCAGCCCGCGCGTCTCCACCTGGCGGATGCGCTCGCGGGTGAGGTTCATGATTTCGCCCACCTCTTCGAGGGTGATGCCCCCCTTCTCCGCCACGTCCAGGGCACAGGTGTGCTCCAGCTCGGTGATTTCCTTGTCCGGGAAGTTGAGCTTGATGGAGCCCGTCTCCGGGTTCACATCCAGGTAGAGGTTGTGCTTACAGGAGACGAACAGGCACGGCCGGGGACCGTTCACGCAGTCCGCCCGGGTACGGGGGCGCTGGGAATCGATGTTCTGGAGGAGCTCCGACTCCTCCGGGTCCACCTGCCCCGTCAACCGGCGGCGCCGCAAATCCCGCGCCATCTCCTTGCGCGACATGGTCTTCGAGCGGCGGCGCTCCGCTGACTTTCCCTCCTCCGCCCCCTCCTCCTCGCCCTCCAGCTGCTTCACTTCCGACATGACCCCTCCAGAAAGATTCCAATCCGTGCGGTTGCCCTGGCCGCCGGCATCCTAATGCGAACTGCCCGTTTCGTCTTCGTGCGCGGTGACGGCACTGCCCAGCCGGGCCACGTCCCGGACCAGATCCTGCGCGCGACTCCTCAGGTTTGCCAACTCCTCCTCGAGCACCCGCCGGTGCGCCCCGCCAAAGGGGCGGTCTCCCAGCTCGGCCTGGAAGCCGTCAAGCACCTCGGCCAGATTCCGCTGGAGCTGGTCGATGTGGTTCTTGTGGAAGAGAAATGAGCGCTTGATGTCCTCCAGGGTGTGCCCCTCCGCCATCATCTTCTTGATGGCGTTGATGCGCCGGACGGACTCCACCGGGTAGAGCCCCCGGCTGCCCTGGTGCTTGCCCTTGCGGCCCACCCGCCGGCTGCGCGGCAGCAATCCCGCCTGGACGTACTTGCGGAACGTCGCCTCCGACAGCTGAACGCCGCACGGACGGAAGATCTCCAGGATGGCGCTCGCCGGCAGTCCGCCCGCGTGGTCGCGCTCGATCCGCTCGATGTCCTCAAGGCCCAGTAAGTCCATTGCTTCCATTCAAGAGAGGATACTGAAGATACGCCACTGAGTGCCAGAACCGGTCGAGCCCGTCAAGACGGAACTCGGCCTCGCGGGCTCTGTTCAGCAGTGGACAAAAGAGTGCCCCTCCGGGCCGGAAAGGCCCGGTCTGGACGCGCCACGGCGGCCGAGGCTCAGCCCCGGAGGGGGGGAGGGACAGGCGCGCGGCGCTCAGGGCGCCAGGGCGCGGAACTCCCGGGTCACCGTTCCATCGGACACGATGGTGATGGACTCGGTCCTGGTCTTCTTGGGGTGCACCAGCGTGAGCTGGTAGCTCCCGGGCGCCAGGGGGAAGACCTTGCGGCTCTGCACCTCGCCCAGGGAACGCCCATTCACCAGCACCGTGGCGTAGGGCGTCGCCTTGACGATGAGGCGGCCCTTCGGTGGGGACGAGGGCTTGGCCGCAGGAGGCGCCGCTTCCGCCGCGACGGGCGCTGTCGCCGGTGGGGAGGGCACGGCCTGCGCGGTTTCCGGAGCCGAAGGCCCCGGGGACGTCTCCCCCGGCGGGGGAACGGGCCCCCCGGCTTCCGGTTCCTTCACGGGCGGAGCGGAAGGCTTCCCGGCCACCCGCGGCGGTTCGGACGCCTCGGGCGCGGGCGGCGGGGCCTGCTCCCGAGACAAGGCCAGGCCCCCTGCGCCCGCGATGGCCACGAGGACTCCCAGCCCGAGCCCCACCCACAGCCCCTTGCGCCCGGAAGACGCTGCCCCTCCCCGCCCCTCGGGCTTCGCCAGCGGGGGCATCGGGTCCTGAGGGGAAGCCCTCCCCGCGGGCAGCGGCTCGGCCGGCCGGCGTGAGGGGGCCTCCCCTGCCCCCCCTTCCGAGGCCCGGCGGTCTACCCGGTGCGTGGGCGCGAGAAAGTCCTCATCCGGCGAGACCGCGGCCTGACTCCCGGAACTTCCCGGGCTCGCGCCCCGGCGGCGCGGAGAGCCCGGCATCACGGCCGTGGGCTCGCGAACCCCCGGCTCGGGCATCGGGTGCTCTTCCGGCACGGCGCCAGCCACGGCGGGCGGGGTCCGGCCTGCGACGGCCGGCAGGAGCTGGGAGGGCGCCCCGCCAAAGAGCCGCCGCAGAAAGGCCCCCACGTCCGTGTCGTCCACGGACTGGGCATGGTTCAGCACACACTGGGCCAGCGCCCGCTCGAACTCCGCCGCCGTCTGGTAGCGCTCCGAGACGTCCCGGCGGAGCGCCTTCATCACCACGTCGCCCAGTTCCTGCGGCACCTCCGGGTTGAGCCGCGAGGGCGGCGCGATGGCGCTCTCCTGGACGGCGCGCAGCACGGCGAGCTCCGAGTCCCCTTCGAACAGCCGCCCGCCGGTGAGCATCTCCCAGAGCACGATGCCGAGCGCGAAGACATCCGTGCGCGCATCCACGTGCTCGCCCCGGGACTGCTCGGGGGACATGTACGCGAACTTGCCCTTGAGCATGCCCGGCGAGGTGAGCTTGTTGCCCGCCTTGGCGATGCCGAAGTCGGTGAGCTTCACCGCCCCGTCGAACGAGAGCAGCACGTTGTGCGGGGTGACATCCCGGTGAACCAGGAAGAGCGGCTCGCCGTTCACCCGGAGCCGGTGCGCGTAGTGGAGCCCGCGCGCCACCTCCACGCCGATGTGCGCCACCAGCACGGGCGGCATGGGCTCCCGCTGCTCCTTGCACTTCTTGCGCAAGTCCCACAGCGTGCAGCCCCGCACGTACTCCATCGCCAGGTAGTACGTGTCCTCGTGCTTCTCGAAGTCGAAGATCTGCACCACGTTGGCGTGGTTGAGCCGCGAGGCCAGCCGCGCCTCCGCGATGAACATCTCCACGAAGCCCGGATCGCTCGCCAGGAACGCGCGCACCTGCTTGATGACGACTTCCTTCTCGAAGCCCTCCGCCCCCTGCGCGGTGCACAGGTAGATCTCCGCCATCCCGCCCTCGGCGAGCTTCCGGCGGACGATGTACTTGCCGATCTGGGCACCAGCGGAGAGCGTCACGGGTGGATCCGGACCATGGCTAGAAGTGGACGTCCACTTCATTGAGCGTGAGCGCCTTCACCTCGACGCTCTGGGCGTGAGACCGGTTCAGGTCGGGGTTATGGAAGGTGCACGTGTACAACCCCACCGGCAGCGTCACTTCTTTCATCATGGGCGTGGTGCCCAGGGTGCGCCCATTACAGGACACCCTCGCCCAGGGCGTGACGGTGAAGCGCACCTTCGCCTTGGCGGCCTCCTCCCCGCGGGAGGTCTTGATGGGCGCCGCCGCCACCACCGGGAGCGAAGGCCGCGGCGGGCGTGACAGCACGAACAGCTCCCGCTGCTCGGGGCCCGCCGCCACCTTCACGCGCCGGCTGGCGCTCTGGTAGTCCGGCGCCGACACCCGCACCTCCAGCTCCTGATTCTGCGCGGCCTGGATCACCACCGGGCGCGGCCCCTGCTGCTCCTGGCCATCCACGAAGAGCACCGCATCGGCGGGCTTCGTCTCCAGGGTGAGCTGAACGAGCGCGGGCACGGGCGCGGGCGCGGGCCTCTCCGGGACGGGCGCCGGGGGCGCCGGCACGGGCGCGGGCACGGTGTGCGCCGTCTCGGGCGCCAGGAGCCCAGGCGCCAACCACACCCACAGCAGGGCCGTGCCCCCCGCGACGAGCAGGAACGCGGCAAGGCCCATCACCCACCCCCACCGCGGGAACGCCCCCGGGCTGCGGCGCGAGGGCGCCCGCGTCGTGTCCGTCACCGACAACGAGTGCGCCTCTTGCTCCGTGCGCGTCTGGACGGAGACCGTGGGCTCCGGGCGGCGCACCTCCAGGGCCCGGGGCGTGACGATCCGCCGCTCGGGACGCTGGCGGTCCGTCTCATCCGGATCATACACCGGCGGCTCGGCCGGACGGCCCGGCCGGGCGGAACGGCCCGGCGAGCGCGCCGTGGCCTCCAGCTCCACGGCCTCCCCCCCCTCGCCCCGGTCCGCCCGGGTGACATCCTTCGAGGAGGGGCTCGCGCTCCCCCCCGGGCGGCGAGGCGTCTCCCCCGAGGGGCGCTGCCCCTGCGCGGGCAGCTCCTCTTCCACCGCCACCTGCCCCGTGCGGGCCTCTCGGGCCAGGCGCTCCGCGTATACCGCCTGCATGAACTCCGACAGGTCCTCCGAGGAGGACGCCGAGGGGTGCTTGCGCAGCCACGCCTCCAGCGCCACCTGGAGCTGGAGCGCCTCGGCGTAGCGCGCGTCGGGATCCTTCGCGAGCGCCTTCAGGACGATGGCATCCAGATCTACCGGGACGCGCGGGCTGATCTCCGACGGCGGCGTCACGTGGCACTCGGACACCGCGGACAACGTCTGCATGTCCGTGGTGCGCTTGAACAGGCGCGTGCCGGTGATCAGCTCGTAGAGCACCACCCCCAGCGCGAACACATCGCTGCGGCAGTCCACCCGCTTGCCCGCCGCCTGCTCCGGGGACATGTACGAGTACTTGCCCTTGAGCACCCCCGAGCGCGTCACCGTGGCCTGGTCCGCCGCCTTGGCGATGCCAAAGTCCACCACCTTCACCTCGCCCGCGAACGACACGAGGATGTTCTGCGGCGACACATCCCGGTGGACGATGCCCAGCGGCTTGCCCAGCGGATCCACCTTCTTGTGCGCGTAGTCCAGCCCCGCGCACGCGTCGATGATGATGCGGCAGGCGAGCGCCACCGGCAGCGGGTGCGCCAGGGACTCGGCACGCTTGCAGATGCGCCGCACGTCGTCCCCATGGATGTACTCCATGGCCAGGAAGAAGCTGTCGTCCTGCGCCCCCAAGTCGTAGAGCTGGACGATGTTCGGGTGGGCCAGCCGCGCGGCGATCCGCGCCTCATCCAGGAACATCCGGACAAACTCGAGATTCTCGGCCAGATGGGGAAGAATGCGTTTGACGACCACCAGGGGGGCCGAGGCGTCCTGCCCCTTGCGGCGCGCGAGGTAAATCTGCGCCATCCCGCCCAGGGCGAGCCGTTTCACGAGCTGATAATTGCCGTAGTTCTCGAGCGACACGGTGCAACTTGCCCCCCCGTGCCCGGTCATCGAGCCAGGGGAAGCCCAGGAGGCCAAAGGCCCCGAGCGTATGTCCCACCGGCGAGGGGGTCAAACCCCCCATCCAGATTCCACGGGGGCCCGCCCTGCCCCCTACCCGGGCGGGACAAGACGGCGGGCGATCACCCGCCCCGGCGCAGGGGACGGCGGGCGCGGGTCTCGCGCATCAGGGCTTCCAGCTCATCCAGGTGCCGCCGCAGCACCGGCATCAGCACCGGGACGCTGTCCACGCGATCAAACAACTCCAGCACCTGGTCGACCTGGCGCTCGATTTCCTCGGCCCGCGCCGAGGAGATGTTGCGCAGCAACAGGTCGGCCCCCGCTTCGATGAGCACCCGGGCCACCGCGTCGCGCGACGTGAGCGGCTCCGGGGGGCGCCGCTTCCCTTCTCCCCGGATCACCCGGAGGTTCGGCCCCGGCGAGGCGGACACCGTCCGCTCCGCGGACATCGAAGGCTTGGGCTGACGTGTGCTCACCGGGCGTCTCCTCGGCTGCTGCAGTGACGGGCTCAGGGTACTCAGCACGCGGTGTCCTCCAATTTTCTGGTCATCCGCACAGCTCCATGCAGCCCTGTAGCACCGGGGGCTGACACGTCTGTGCGGGGCCGGAAATCAGGGCTCCGCGTGCTGCTCCCTTGCAGCGTTCACTGGCAGGCGCGCCGGTAGGAGACCTCCACCTTGGCGCCGGGCGCGGGGCCCGGCGAGAAGACGACGGCGTTGGAGGCGCTGTCGTACGTCCACCCGCTGGTGGCGGGCACACCGTTGATCCGCACCACGACCGAGCCCACCTCTGGCAGCACGCTCAGCGGGAAGCGGTCCTGGGGCGAGAACGCCTTGTTGGCCACGTTGCGGAGCAGCGGCGCGTAGTCCGGGGCGCAGACGGAGACCACCTCGCCGCCGGTGCGCTGGGCGGCCTCGGAGTAGCGGAGCCCGGTGCCGCCCGCGGTGCCACAGGCGCTGCCCGTGGGCGCGATGGCGTAGATGGACATGCGCTGCGGCTGGTACAGGCCCTTCTTCGCCTGGAACGAGCGCACGTACGTGTCCACGCTGTCGGGCGAGTGGTCGTCCTCGTCGCCCACGAACACCACCACCAGCGCGGCCTCGTCGCGCAGGAAGCCCAGGTTGCCGTCGTTGGGCTGGGGCGTGCGCGGATCATCCGCGCTGTTCACCAGCGGCTCGGAGAGCGCGCGGCGCACCGCCTCGAAGCCCTGCTCCACCGCGGCGCACTGCCCCACCTGGGCATTGGCCTGGAGCCGCGCGGCCAGGTCCGGCATCTGGTGGGTGAGCACGCGCGGCGCGCTGCCATCCACCGGGAAGAACCGGCCGGCCTCACCGCCCTGGGCCCCACCGGGGCAGGCATTCGACTCCGGGGTGATGCCCGTGGTGGTGACCGCCACGTGCAGGTCCACCTGCTTGTCGAGCGCCGTGCTCACGAAGGCGGGCAGCGCCTGGATGAAGCGCGGCTGCTCCTCCACCATGGACGCGGTGTTGTCCACCACGAAGAGCACGTCCACCTTGGTGGCATCCTGCTGGATGAACGTGTCCGTGTTCTCGACCTTCTTGGAGGACTCGCCCAAGAGCGGCACGAGCAGCGGATGGGGCAGATCG
This region includes:
- the purH gene encoding bifunctional phosphoribosylaminoimidazolecarboxamide formyltransferase/IMP cyclohydrolase, with the protein product MLALLSVSDKRGLIPFAQGLARRGIQLLSTGGTLSALQAAGVAATPVSEHTQSPEILGGRVKTLHPRIHGGILGRVDLAGDQAEMAAHGILPISLVVVNLYPFRQTVASGAGEADVIEQIDIGGPAMVRAAAKNFRHVCVVVDPDDYGAVLAELEGTGGVGEETRRRLMRKAFAHTAAYDAAIAGWLGGQAQEPFPAELSLAFQKVQGLRYGENPHQQGAFYREHTAPAQPTVAFSKVLQGKELSYNNILDLDAALGLVLEFPEQPCAVIIKHNTPCGVAVEEPLARAYRTARAIDEVSAFGGIVALNREVDEACAQALAETFLEAVIAPSYSAAALQVLSAKKNLRLLEAGPGLASAQARPRVQLDARSVSGGLLLQDRDAAEPPLEWKVVTRRAPTAEEEQALRFAWRICKHVKSNAIVFAQPQKLLAAGGGQTSRVDSVKIAAARGGEALRGSAVASDAFFPFRDGLDEAARAGATCVIQPGGSVRDAELIAAADEHNLAMVLTGVRHFRH
- a CDS encoding sigma factor-like helix-turn-helix DNA-binding protein; protein product: MSEVKQLEGEEEGAEEGKSAERRRSKTMSRKEMARDLRRRRLTGQVDPEESELLQNIDSQRPRTRADCVNGPRPCLFVSCKHNLYLDVNPETGSIKLNFPDKEITELEHTCALDVAEKGGITLEEVGEIMNLTRERIRQVETRGLMKLREATEAEPPVSARKP
- a CDS encoding MerR family transcriptional regulator; this translates as MEAMDLLGLEDIERIERDHAGGLPASAILEIFRPCGVQLSEATFRKYVQAGLLPRSRRVGRKGKHQGSRGLYPVESVRRINAIKKMMAEGHTLEDIKRSFLFHKNHIDQLQRNLAEVLDGFQAELGDRPFGGAHRRVLEEELANLRSRAQDLVRDVARLGSAVTAHEDETGSSH
- a CDS encoding serine/threonine protein kinase, whose translation is MTLSAGAQIGKYIVRRKLAEGGMAEIYLCTAQGAEGFEKEVVIKQVRAFLASDPGFVEMFIAEARLASRLNHANVVQIFDFEKHEDTYYLAMEYVRGCTLWDLRKKCKEQREPMPPVLVAHIGVEVARGLHYAHRLRVNGEPLFLVHRDVTPHNVLLSFDGAVKLTDFGIAKAGNKLTSPGMLKGKFAYMSPEQSRGEHVDARTDVFALGIVLWEMLTGGRLFEGDSELAVLRAVQESAIAPPSRLNPEVPQELGDVVMKALRRDVSERYQTAAEFERALAQCVLNHAQSVDDTDVGAFLRRLFGGAPSQLLPAVAGRTPPAVAGAVPEEHPMPEPGVREPTAVMPGSPRRRGASPGSSGSQAAVSPDEDFLAPTHRVDRRASEGGAGEAPSRRPAEPLPAGRASPQDPMPPLAKPEGRGGAASSGRKGLWVGLGLGVLVAIAGAGGLALSREQAPPPAPEASEPPRVAGKPSAPPVKEPEAGGPVPPPGETSPGPSAPETAQAVPSPPATAPVAAEAAPPAAKPSSPPKGRLIVKATPYATVLVNGRSLGEVQSRKVFPLAPGSYQLTLVHPKKTRTESITIVSDGTVTREFRALAP
- a CDS encoding serine/threonine protein kinase — encoded protein: MSLENYGNYQLVKRLALGGMAQIYLARRKGQDASAPLVVVKRILPHLAENLEFVRMFLDEARIAARLAHPNIVQLYDLGAQDDSFFLAMEYIHGDDVRRICKRAESLAHPLPVALACRIIIDACAGLDYAHKKVDPLGKPLGIVHRDVSPQNILVSFAGEVKVVDFGIAKAADQATVTRSGVLKGKYSYMSPEQAAGKRVDCRSDVFALGVVLYELITGTRLFKRTTDMQTLSAVSECHVTPPSEISPRVPVDLDAIVLKALAKDPDARYAEALQLQVALEAWLRKHPSASSSEDLSEFMQAVYAERLAREARTGQVAVEEELPAQGQRPSGETPRRPGGSASPSSKDVTRADRGEGGEAVELEATARSPGRSARPGRPAEPPVYDPDETDRQRPERRIVTPRALEVRRPEPTVSVQTRTEQEAHSLSVTDTTRAPSRRSPGAFPRWGWVMGLAAFLLVAGGTALLWVWLAPGLLAPETAHTVPAPVPAPPAPVPERPAPAPVPALVQLTLETKPADAVLFVDGQEQQGPRPVVIQAAQNQELEVRVSAPDYQSASRRVKVAAGPEQRELFVLSRPPRPSLPVVAAAPIKTSRGEEAAKAKVRFTVTPWARVSCNGRTLGTTPMMKEVTLPVGLYTCTFHNPDLNRSHAQSVEVKALTLNEVDVHF